In Candidatus Latescibacter sp., one DNA window encodes the following:
- a CDS encoding uroporphyrinogen decarboxylase family protein, with protein MPLTDPDKSDINRLLTALCHREPDRLPHLELWVTSKPVYEFVLGRRLEYDVEDARVGGISVAPEDHVEFAGRLGMDAVLCNFSWRPNNIFKKASDGTEHYVDGSVKTRADLDNLEPPIPLRDQFRYLERYLRAAENTGIGVVANFTSFFDSAMLAAGVNDSFLLFYDDRPFLEDIMDIILEHQEKVMNGVCAGFGNQIAFFMVNDDIGYNDGLMINPDMFMEIFPNRMRRLIAPARDMGKLLLMHTDGKMDRIMPILHEVGFDAVHPIEPESNDIFQVKKRWAGRMALIGNIPTVLLAYGHKEEIEERVREYCVNLAPGGGYVLGSSTSIMDGIPPENFTAMTEAVHKYGRYGSLGIKEITV; from the coding sequence ATGCCCCTTACCGATCCCGATAAATCCGACATCAACCGGCTCCTCACCGCGCTCTGTCACCGCGAACCGGACCGTCTGCCTCATCTCGAGCTCTGGGTAACCTCCAAGCCCGTTTACGAATTTGTGCTTGGACGGAGGCTGGAATACGACGTTGAAGATGCACGGGTGGGAGGAATTTCAGTAGCGCCTGAGGATCACGTGGAATTTGCCGGGCGGCTGGGTATGGATGCGGTGCTCTGCAACTTTTCCTGGCGGCCAAACAATATTTTCAAAAAAGCCTCCGACGGCACCGAGCATTATGTCGATGGCTCGGTAAAAACCCGCGCCGACCTCGACAACCTTGAACCGCCCATTCCGCTTCGGGACCAGTTCCGCTATCTGGAGCGCTATCTCCGGGCGGCTGAGAATACCGGCATCGGGGTGGTGGCAAATTTCACCTCTTTTTTCGACAGCGCCATGCTCGCGGCGGGAGTGAACGATTCCTTTCTCCTCTTCTACGATGACCGTCCCTTTCTCGAAGATATCATGGACATCATCCTCGAACACCAGGAGAAGGTGATGAACGGAGTCTGCGCAGGGTTCGGGAACCAAATCGCCTTTTTCATGGTCAATGACGATATCGGATACAATGACGGCCTGATGATAAACCCGGACATGTTCATGGAGATTTTCCCGAACCGTATGAGGCGGTTGATCGCTCCCGCCAGGGACATGGGAAAGCTTCTCCTCATGCACACCGACGGGAAAATGGACCGGATCATGCCGATCCTTCATGAAGTCGGTTTCGACGCCGTGCATCCCATCGAGCCGGAGTCGAACGACATCTTCCAGGTGAAGAAACGGTGGGCGGGCCGTATGGCCCTCATCGGAAATATCCCCACCGTGCTTCTTGCCTACGGTCATAAGGAGGAGATCGAGGAACGGGTGCGGGAATACTGCGTCAATCTTGCCCCGGGAGGAGGATATGTGCTCGGTTCCTCTACAAGCATCATGGACGGCATACCGCCGGAGAATTTTACAGCCATGACCGAAGCGGTACACAAATACGGGCGGTATGGGTCGCTCGGCATCAAGGAGATTACTGTATGA
- a CDS encoding DUF362 domain-containing protein: MKTSMNRRTFFHKTSSGIVGIGMASGLSIPGTVNGAPQKSSVISVRNEKAISGRNVCDEKEAARMLENALGALTGKKNPREIWTALGVKPNDVVAVKLNCNSSAYPLYSHPELVNALCASLSSVIPPNSIILYERYGSEMEKAGFKVNKSDSGVRCMGGDDGAGYHPEEGLTRIITDTCTKLINFCSLKVHDEREFLTTLFLKNHIGSLVPDTMRKCHGNIGILAQINARPSIKNKTVLNLCDGLRATFKPGNPWFWSGILVSRDPVAAEYTAWQVINEKRKVEGAEPLPVPSYVQAADTEFKLGTCNPERIELKNIVM, encoded by the coding sequence ATGAAAACATCTATGAACCGCCGAACATTTTTTCACAAGACCTCTTCCGGAATTGTCGGAATCGGAATGGCCTCTGGCCTGTCGATCCCTGGAACTGTAAACGGCGCGCCGCAGAAGTCGAGTGTGATTTCGGTTCGCAATGAGAAAGCGATATCAGGCCGCAACGTGTGCGATGAAAAAGAGGCGGCGCGCATGCTTGAGAATGCCCTGGGAGCGCTCACCGGCAAAAAAAATCCCAGAGAGATATGGACCGCTCTCGGAGTCAAGCCGAACGATGTGGTGGCGGTAAAGCTGAACTGCAACAGCTCGGCCTATCCGCTCTATTCCCATCCGGAGCTGGTAAACGCGCTCTGTGCAAGCCTCTCCAGCGTCATACCGCCGAACAGTATCATTCTTTACGAACGGTATGGCTCAGAGATGGAAAAGGCAGGATTTAAGGTGAACAAGAGCGATTCCGGGGTGCGCTGCATGGGCGGCGACGACGGCGCAGGATACCATCCCGAAGAGGGGCTTACCCGGATTATCACCGATACCTGCACTAAACTGATCAATTTCTGCTCCCTGAAAGTCCACGACGAGAGAGAATTTCTCACCACGCTCTTTCTCAAGAACCACATCGGCTCGCTTGTACCCGATACCATGCGCAAGTGTCACGGCAACATCGGGATACTGGCTCAAATAAACGCCCGGCCCAGCATCAAAAACAAGACGGTGCTCAACCTCTGCGACGGGCTCCGGGCCACTTTCAAACCGGGGAATCCCTGGTTCTGGTCCGGGATACTTGTCAGCCGCGACCCGGTGGCGGCGGAATATACCGCCTGGCAGGTCATAAATGAGAAGCGAAAGGTGGAAGGTGCAGAGCCGCTCCCTGTTCCTTCATACGTGCAGGCCGCAGATACGGAATTCAAACTGGGAACCTGCAATCCGGAAAGAATCGAGCTGAAAAACATTGTAATGTAG
- a CDS encoding dihydroorotate dehydrogenase-like protein, which produces MADLTTSYMGLRLDNPLVVSSSGLTGSVKGVQKCADAGAGAVVLKSMFEELIIAYSKDLDLDILQSEHPEAYEYIRAEIGKQLGPIPYLRFIEDVRKHINIPVIASVNCTSPQWWLPYARDIESAGAHAIELNISHFPEGAGRNLRDVEKLYARITSELAGRVKIPVAVKIGMYFTSIGDVVQDIAAAGAKGIVLFNRYYTVDMNIEQKRFVPSMTFSSHQEMSLPLRWVGLLAGTIHCDIAASTGIHEAGDVIKMIMAGASVTYLCSVLYSKGIAHLGKIREELDAWLDSHGYASIADIRGAALRESGNREMLLRRLQYIKTLDEADRYEG; this is translated from the coding sequence ATGGCGGATCTTACGACCAGCTACATGGGGCTGAGACTGGACAATCCCCTGGTAGTGTCTTCAAGCGGCCTGACCGGAAGTGTTAAGGGTGTACAGAAATGTGCGGACGCCGGCGCCGGAGCGGTGGTTCTCAAATCCATGTTCGAGGAGCTTATCATAGCATATTCCAAGGATCTCGATCTGGATATCCTCCAATCGGAGCATCCGGAAGCATATGAATATATCCGGGCGGAAATCGGCAAGCAGCTCGGCCCCATCCCTTACCTAAGATTCATCGAAGATGTCAGGAAGCATATAAACATTCCTGTAATTGCCAGCGTCAACTGCACATCGCCCCAGTGGTGGCTTCCCTATGCCAGGGATATAGAATCCGCCGGAGCGCACGCCATCGAGTTGAACATATCCCATTTCCCTGAAGGCGCCGGCCGTAACCTGCGTGATGTGGAAAAACTGTATGCCCGGATCACCTCGGAACTCGCCGGTCGGGTAAAAATTCCGGTGGCGGTTAAAATCGGCATGTATTTTACCTCCATCGGAGATGTAGTGCAGGATATCGCAGCCGCCGGTGCAAAGGGAATCGTCCTTTTCAACCGGTACTACACGGTGGATATGAACATCGAACAGAAACGGTTCGTCCCTTCCATGACCTTCAGCTCTCATCAGGAGATGTCTCTCCCCCTCCGCTGGGTCGGGCTTTTGGCGGGAACCATCCACTGTGACATCGCTGCTTCTACCGGCATACACGAAGCCGGGGATGTGATCAAGATGATCATGGCCGGGGCATCGGTCACATACCTCTGTTCGGTTCTCTATTCGAAGGGTATCGCGCATCTTGGGAAGATTCGCGAGGAGCTCGATGCCTGGCTCGACAGCCACGGCTATGCATCGATTGCGGACATCCGTGGCGCCGCGCTGAGGGAAAGCGGAAACCGTGAGATGCTTCTCCGCCGGCTGCAGTATATAAAAACCCTTGACGAGGCTGACAGATACGAGGGATAA
- a CDS encoding heparinase II/III family protein: MHRVIALSLLLLAALSLSAFGQVTTQNMVKAIDKSKLKHPYLYFSDADKPAILERIKNDPESRNIMERLKKQADRLLDTTVNMEIPNEQKHPRYWSDGVHDRMVGGDRNAVETLAFVYQMTGDVKYAQKAYEFADALCDMRLWLYRAHEFPIIYSRVWPWGVKDDQVSFNFDIRSGDMSFELGTAYDWLYPGLTNAQRDRIRGALLSNAILLVRNNYDYHWWATAYRCNWCGICFSGFGIASLALLTENPELVDGVAETYNRLTKMFDCYDQDGGWQEGRGYWAYGMRSCIFYMDALNRLTDRKYDLFRHPKIKSNPATFALYGLTGYFGDGSGAVVGSPHLLNKLIEETKDTDAAYYRAYLLGTGSDMFDIIWPRSSVQPVEPRQKSKHFRGIDWAVMRSDFKDPEKVTVACKAGMNDDPHHGHLDAGQFMVNWRGQAYVSDLGSGKYFYDEKYFDEIRWKYPMAGSEGHNLIFVNGEYQLSAKYKDKPWTPGIGGKILEFRTSGARDYTLMDNTNAYAKEHLKGWRRHIILDKPMVTVLLDEVKSAPGAEIEARFHSDCTIAAQENFTLLKGSKGVMAIIPVADGKITMKPGSHSYTPVRKDAEMVVIPCAGAFTTARSENTRIATIILPIRDDTEAKEISQSAKSATDGAGNLILSFAKENRNYTYTFKNGKNGLVLE; the protein is encoded by the coding sequence ATGCACCGCGTCATCGCTCTTTCCCTTCTCCTCCTGGCTGCCCTGTCATTATCTGCATTCGGCCAGGTGACCACCCAGAACATGGTAAAAGCCATCGATAAGAGCAAGCTGAAACACCCCTACCTCTATTTCAGCGATGCGGATAAACCCGCCATTCTCGAGCGCATCAAGAACGACCCTGAGTCCCGCAACATCATGGAGCGTCTTAAGAAACAGGCCGATCGACTGCTCGATACTACAGTGAATATGGAGATTCCCAACGAGCAGAAACACCCCCGGTACTGGTCCGACGGCGTACATGACCGTATGGTAGGCGGCGACCGGAATGCGGTTGAGACCCTTGCCTTCGTTTATCAGATGACCGGCGATGTGAAATACGCCCAGAAAGCTTACGAATTCGCCGATGCCCTCTGCGATATGCGGCTCTGGCTCTACCGCGCCCACGAGTTCCCCATCATCTACAGCCGGGTCTGGCCCTGGGGTGTAAAAGACGACCAGGTCTCATTCAATTTTGACATCCGCTCAGGCGACATGTCTTTCGAGCTTGGCACCGCCTACGACTGGCTCTATCCGGGGCTGACCAATGCCCAGCGCGACCGCATCCGGGGAGCGCTCCTTTCCAATGCCATCCTCCTTGTGCGCAACAACTACGACTATCACTGGTGGGCCACCGCCTACCGCTGCAACTGGTGCGGCATCTGTTTCTCCGGCTTCGGAATTGCCTCACTCGCTTTGCTCACGGAGAATCCTGAGCTTGTGGACGGCGTCGCGGAGACCTACAACCGCCTTACGAAAATGTTCGACTGTTACGACCAGGACGGCGGCTGGCAGGAAGGCCGAGGGTATTGGGCCTACGGTATGCGGTCCTGCATTTTCTACATGGACGCCCTGAACCGTCTTACCGACCGCAAGTACGATCTCTTCCGGCACCCGAAAATTAAAAGCAATCCGGCCACATTCGCCCTGTACGGTCTCACGGGGTATTTCGGCGACGGCTCCGGTGCGGTGGTCGGCTCCCCGCACCTCCTCAACAAGCTCATCGAGGAAACGAAGGATACCGATGCCGCGTACTACCGCGCCTACCTGCTGGGTACCGGGAGCGACATGTTCGACATTATCTGGCCGAGAAGCAGTGTGCAGCCTGTGGAACCCCGTCAAAAATCCAAACATTTCCGTGGCATCGACTGGGCGGTCATGCGGAGCGACTTCAAGGACCCGGAGAAGGTCACTGTGGCCTGCAAGGCAGGCATGAACGACGACCCGCACCACGGCCACCTCGATGCGGGACAATTTATGGTCAACTGGCGCGGGCAGGCCTACGTCTCAGACCTCGGGAGCGGTAAATACTTTTACGACGAGAAGTATTTCGACGAGATACGCTGGAAATACCCCATGGCCGGGAGCGAGGGCCATAACCTCATCTTCGTGAACGGCGAATACCAGCTCTCCGCCAAATACAAGGACAAGCCCTGGACCCCCGGGATCGGCGGCAAAATCCTCGAATTCCGTACAAGCGGCGCCCGCGACTACACGCTGATGGATAATACCAACGCCTATGCCAAAGAGCATCTCAAAGGCTGGAGAAGGCATATCATTCTCGACAAACCCATGGTGACAGTGCTGCTCGACGAGGTGAAATCAGCGCCGGGCGCCGAGATCGAGGCCCGTTTCCACTCCGACTGCACTATCGCCGCCCAGGAAAATTTTACCCTCCTCAAGGGCAGCAAGGGTGTCATGGCGATCATTCCGGTTGCCGATGGTAAAATTACCATGAAACCGGGCAGCCACTCCTATACTCCCGTTCGGAAGGATGCAGAGATGGTAGTAATTCCCTGCGCGGGCGCTTTCACCACCGCCCGGAGCGAGAACACCCGCATCGCCACTATCATTCTTCCGATCAGGGATGACACTGAAGCCAAAGAAATCTCCCAATCCGCCAAAAGTGCGACGGACGGCGCCGGGAATCTCATTCTGAGCTTTGCAAAAGAAAACAGGAATTACACCTATACATTCAAAAACGGGAAGAATGGATTGGTGCTGGAATAA
- a CDS encoding GxxExxY protein, with protein MIENHKYWDTTSSIIGCAMKVHNTLGNGFQEVIYQRCLAIEMEKEGLAFAREQEMPIFYREQQVGTRRADFLVDDRVLVELKAISKLEDIHLAQGLNYLEAYNLEIGLLINF; from the coding sequence ATGATTGAAAACCATAAATACTGGGATACCACCTCCTCCATCATTGGATGTGCAATGAAGGTACACAATACCTTGGGAAATGGTTTTCAAGAAGTAATTTATCAACGATGTCTGGCCATTGAGATGGAAAAGGAAGGGTTGGCATTCGCACGGGAACAGGAAATGCCCATCTTCTATCGAGAGCAGCAGGTGGGCACACGCCGGGCAGACTTCCTGGTTGATGACCGTGTTCTTGTCGAATTAAAAGCCATCAGTAAACTGGAAGACATACATCTCGCTCAGGGATTGAACTACCTGGAGGCTTACAACTTGGAAATTGGTCTTCTTATAAACTTCTGA
- a CDS encoding ATP-dependent DNA helicase: MKTNLQISVRALVEYVLRTGDLEPAFSGSTNPVDAIRAHQKIQKSRGFEYTPEVTISHRVETEKFLLDIQGRIDGIFIYPDRVVIDEIKTTTRDLDSVVQDENRLHWGQVQSYAFLYAVRNDLAEIEAQLTYFRLETGEMREIRRSFRREELENFFQSLVTRYLAWAEKISEWRRVRDESLQALEFPFPAYRAGQRAMAAAVYTTIRKRGQLLIQAPTGIGKTMAALFPAVKTLRDGLASKIFYLTARTTGKTVAESSLMVMRDHGLKLKSLNLTAKEKICFCPRSACSGEECEYARGYYDRIHEALEEAFRQDAFPREVIEEIAEKHRVCPFEFSLDLSLWMDCIICDYNYVFDPRVYLKRFFLEEDGDYVFLVDEAHNLVDRARDMFSAEIRKQPFLELRRMVKNQFPEIYPVLGRINTWMVGARKRCEESNPFAEKEPPDTLFPLLRKFLSLTERWLVLNRKTVFRKELLELYFTVHGFIRMAERYDDSYVSWYEKKGDDVTVKLFCLDPARHLKETLERGSAAIFFSATLTPADYFRRIFGCGESARELILSSPFPPENLCLLISGGISTFYKHREQTKDAVTRAILSLVRQKGGNYLLFFPSYEYLMLVYEQFTSASPETKTILQTPGMAEPERDRFIARFSQDSGETLAGFAVMGGVFGESIDLVGDRLTGAVIVGVGLPAICLERELIRDYFASRSGEGFEFAYLYPGFNKVLQAAGRVIRTESDRGAVLLIDTRFTTGRYRSLFPKEWQPILMRNEAQFDRILQRFWNG; the protein is encoded by the coding sequence ATGAAAACAAATCTTCAAATATCCGTCCGCGCCCTGGTTGAATACGTTCTCCGCACAGGAGACCTGGAACCGGCGTTTTCCGGTTCAACCAATCCCGTCGACGCTATCCGTGCGCACCAGAAAATACAGAAGTCCCGGGGATTCGAGTATACCCCCGAAGTAACCATATCGCACCGGGTGGAGACGGAAAAATTCCTGCTCGACATCCAGGGGAGAATCGACGGAATATTCATCTATCCGGACAGAGTGGTTATCGACGAGATAAAAACCACCACCAGAGACCTGGATTCAGTCGTACAGGATGAAAACCGCCTGCACTGGGGCCAGGTGCAAAGCTACGCCTTTCTTTATGCTGTCCGGAACGATCTGGCGGAAATAGAAGCCCAGTTGACCTACTTCCGCCTTGAGACAGGGGAAATGCGTGAAATCCGCCGCTCTTTCCGGAGGGAGGAGTTGGAAAATTTTTTCCAATCGCTCGTTACCCGGTATCTGGCCTGGGCGGAGAAGATTTCCGAATGGCGGCGCGTGCGCGATGAATCCCTGCAGGCGCTGGAATTTCCCTTTCCCGCTTACCGCGCGGGGCAGCGCGCCATGGCGGCCGCAGTCTATACTACCATCAGGAAACGCGGCCAGCTTCTCATACAGGCGCCCACCGGCATTGGTAAAACCATGGCTGCCCTTTTCCCCGCGGTGAAAACTCTCAGGGACGGCCTCGCCTCCAAAATATTTTACCTGACAGCCCGCACCACCGGCAAAACGGTCGCTGAGAGCTCGTTGATGGTTATGAGGGATCATGGTTTGAAACTCAAATCTCTCAATCTGACCGCCAAAGAAAAAATCTGTTTTTGCCCCCGTTCAGCATGCAGCGGCGAAGAGTGCGAATATGCCAGAGGATATTACGACCGGATCCATGAAGCCCTGGAAGAGGCTTTCCGTCAGGATGCATTTCCACGGGAGGTTATCGAAGAAATCGCCGAGAAGCACCGGGTATGTCCCTTTGAGTTTTCCCTCGATCTTTCCCTCTGGATGGACTGTATCATCTGCGATTACAATTATGTTTTTGATCCGCGAGTTTACCTTAAACGGTTCTTTCTGGAAGAGGATGGGGACTATGTGTTCCTGGTGGATGAAGCGCATAACCTTGTGGACAGGGCAAGGGACATGTTTTCCGCTGAGATACGAAAACAGCCTTTTCTGGAGCTCAGGCGAATGGTGAAAAATCAGTTCCCGGAGATTTACCCGGTGCTTGGACGGATAAATACCTGGATGGTCGGCGCCCGTAAACGGTGCGAAGAAAGCAACCCCTTTGCGGAAAAGGAGCCTCCGGATACCCTCTTTCCTCTCCTCCGAAAATTTCTTTCACTAACCGAGCGCTGGCTCGTTCTCAACCGGAAGACTGTTTTCCGCAAGGAGCTTCTCGAACTCTATTTTACTGTACACGGTTTTATACGCATGGCCGAGCGGTATGATGACAGCTATGTCTCCTGGTATGAAAAAAAGGGAGATGATGTTACAGTCAAACTGTTCTGTCTCGATCCGGCCCGTCACCTGAAAGAAACCCTGGAAAGAGGCAGTGCGGCAATTTTCTTTTCCGCCACGCTGACCCCGGCCGATTATTTCCGAAGAATATTCGGCTGCGGGGAATCGGCACGCGAACTGATCCTCTCCTCGCCGTTTCCCCCGGAAAATCTCTGCCTGTTGATTTCTGGCGGCATATCCACCTTTTACAAACACCGTGAGCAGACAAAAGATGCAGTCACCCGGGCCATTCTTTCTCTGGTACGGCAGAAGGGAGGAAACTACCTCCTTTTTTTCCCATCGTATGAATACCTGATGCTCGTCTATGAACAATTTACCTCGGCAAGCCCGGAGACGAAGACCATCCTGCAAACCCCGGGCATGGCCGAGCCGGAGCGCGACCGGTTCATCGCCCGGTTCTCTCAGGATAGCGGTGAGACTCTGGCGGGTTTTGCGGTCATGGGCGGAGTATTCGGCGAGAGTATAGATCTGGTCGGCGACCGTCTTACCGGTGCAGTCATTGTCGGTGTGGGTCTTCCGGCCATCTGCCTCGAACGTGAGCTGATACGGGACTACTTCGCCAGCCGGAGCGGAGAAGGCTTTGAATTCGCCTATCTCTACCCCGGATTCAACAAGGTACTTCAGGCTGCGGGAAGGGTTATCCGCACGGAAAGCGACCGTGGGGCGGTTCTCCTGATCGATACCCGGTTCACCACGGGGCGGTACAGATCCCTTTTCCCAAAGGAATGGCAGCCCATCCTCATGCGGAATGAGGCCCAGTTCGACAGAATCTTACAGCGCTTTTGGAATGGATAA
- a CDS encoding uroporphyrinogen decarboxylase family protein: MHRTKKCLDKLDRMNKALRHIEPDRVPISDFFWGSFIERWKKDLNLPQDTDIYRYYDLDWIVTVPNMDPHIRQFEILKQNDEEVIVRTGFGAVIRKKFDHPMPAYLSFETDTIEKMAALRFDDPWDDRRFFSGGDNQVAGIGDGFSRNLPPWLESVKSLYSEFPVYGSVCEGYETLWRILGSVNALLWIALYPDELGRFVERINEFSLELAKAQIKAADGLLDGMVIWGDVAYKNDMFFSPDYWRKYFKPGVKAMVEVCHEHNLPVIYHGCGNVKRIFEDFIEIGVDAYNPLEAKAGLDVVDLRRQYGHRIAFCGNMDVIAWANESMDKLKKTVLRKLSAARGGGFIFQSDHSVPDTISGQRYDYVVNLVRQCGKYPLQFREKNGLLFVDPETSSG; the protein is encoded by the coding sequence ATGCACAGAACGAAAAAATGCCTGGATAAACTGGACAGGATGAACAAAGCTCTGCGCCACATCGAACCCGACCGAGTGCCGATAAGCGACTTTTTCTGGGGAAGCTTCATCGAGCGGTGGAAAAAGGATCTGAATCTGCCGCAGGATACCGATATCTACCGCTACTACGACCTCGATTGGATTGTAACCGTCCCCAACATGGATCCCCACATACGGCAGTTTGAGATTCTTAAGCAAAACGATGAGGAAGTCATCGTCCGAACCGGTTTCGGCGCGGTAATCCGGAAAAAATTCGATCATCCCATGCCTGCTTACCTTTCCTTTGAGACTGACACCATCGAGAAGATGGCGGCGTTGCGGTTTGACGATCCCTGGGATGACCGGAGGTTTTTCAGCGGCGGGGACAACCAGGTGGCAGGGATTGGCGACGGATTCAGCCGTAACCTCCCGCCCTGGTTAGAGTCGGTGAAATCGCTCTATTCCGAGTTTCCCGTGTACGGGAGTGTGTGCGAGGGATACGAGACCCTCTGGCGCATCCTGGGTTCGGTGAATGCACTCCTCTGGATCGCTCTCTATCCCGATGAGCTCGGCCGCTTTGTGGAGCGGATCAATGAGTTTTCCCTGGAGCTGGCCAAAGCCCAGATCAAGGCTGCGGATGGGTTGCTCGACGGCATGGTGATCTGGGGGGATGTCGCATATAAAAATGACATGTTTTTCTCGCCGGATTACTGGCGAAAATACTTCAAGCCCGGAGTCAAAGCCATGGTGGAGGTCTGCCACGAGCATAACCTTCCGGTGATCTATCACGGCTGCGGGAACGTCAAGCGTATCTTCGAGGATTTCATCGAGATCGGGGTGGACGCCTACAACCCCCTGGAGGCGAAAGCCGGGCTGGATGTGGTCGATCTCCGCAGGCAGTACGGCCACCGGATAGCGTTCTGCGGGAACATGGATGTAATTGCCTGGGCCAACGAAAGCATGGATAAGCTGAAGAAAACCGTGCTCCGGAAGCTGAGCGCCGCACGGGGCGGAGGATTCATCTTCCAATCCGACCATTCCGTGCCCGATACCATTTCCGGCCAGCGGTATGATTATGTGGTCAATCTCGTGCGGCAGTGCGGAAAATATCCGCTGCAATTCAGGGAAAAAAACGGCTTACTCTTTGTAGACCCTGAAACGAGTTCAGGGTGA